A stretch of Bradyrhizobium sp. AZCC 2262 DNA encodes these proteins:
- a CDS encoding Thivi_2564 family membrane protein, translated as MLVSILITFLVVILVLYLINMLPLDARAKQIARVVVIVLGVISLLRYITV; from the coding sequence ATGCTTGTCAGCATACTCATCACGTTTCTCGTGGTCATACTTGTCCTCTATCTCATCAACATGCTTCCGCTCGATGCCCGCGCCAAGCAGATCGCGCGGGTCGTCGTGATCGTGCTGGGCGTGATCTCGCTGTTGAGATACATCACGGTCTAG
- a CDS encoding CsbD family protein, giving the protein MDWNRVEGNWKQFKGSAKEKWGKLTDDDLNVIEGRREQLEGKLQQRYGFAKDQIRKDVDDWFGTLK; this is encoded by the coding sequence ATGGATTGGAACAGGGTCGAAGGCAACTGGAAGCAGTTCAAGGGTTCCGCCAAGGAGAAGTGGGGCAAGCTCACCGATGACGATCTCAACGTCATCGAGGGCCGCCGCGAGCAGCTCGAAGGCAAGCTGCAGCAGCGCTACGGCTTTGCCAAGGACCAGATCCGCAAGGACGTGGACGACTGGTTCGGGACCTTGAAGTAA